Genomic segment of Acaryochloris thomasi RCC1774:
CCTGCTTAATGGCACCGGAGAAGACCTTAAAGCCCGAATCATGGAGCAGATCAGAAACGTCCACCAGCTCTAGCCCGAAGCGAGTATCGGGGCGGTCAGTGCCGTAGCGATCCATTGCGTTGGCATAGGTGATCTGCGGAAAGGTTTCGGGTAAATCAACGCCCTTCACGGTTTTGAATAGGTGCCGCATCATCTGCTCGTTGAGGGCGATGATTTCATCCTGAGACATGAAGCTCATTTCCATGTCGAGCTGGGTGAACTCGGGCTGACGATCGGCCCGCAAATCTTCGTCCCGGAAGCAGCGAGCAATCTGGTAGTAGCGATCAAATCCAGACACCATCAGCATTTGTTTAAAGAGCTGAGGCGACTGGGGCAGGGCAAACCATTCCCCAGGGTTGGCGCGGCTGGGCACCAGATAGTCTCTGGCCCCTTCGGGGGTAGAGCGGGTGAGGATGGGCGTCTCGATTTCGATAAACTGCTGCTGATCTTCAAGAAAGCGCCGCAGCGTTTTGATGATCTGATGCCGGAGCAGCATGTTCTTTTGCATGCGATCGCGTCTCAGATCCAGGTAACGATACTTGAGCCGCAGTTCTTCTTTAACAGACTCAGTATCGGCCGCCGCAACCTGAAAGGGCATCTGCTTTTGAACAGAATTTAAAAGCTCAAGCTGATCGGCATAGATTTCAACTTCGCCTGTGGGCAGATTGGGGTTGAGCGAATCCTCCGGGCGGGGAGAGACGCGTCCCTGCACTTTGATGACATATTCATTGCGTATATCCTCTGCGAGTGAGTAAGTCTCTGGCGTTCGTTCCGGGTCGCTAACGATCTGGACAATGCCGTTGCGATCTCGCAGATCGAGAAAAATAACGCCACCGTGATCCCGTCTCCGATCAATCCAGCCGAAAAGCGTGACTGTTTGACCAGAGTGGTCCCCCCGAAGTTCACCGCAGTAATGGGTACGCATATCGAACAATTGCTTCCTAATAAACTCAAATGCACCCGCTGAGCAGGGGGCGCATAACACTTGCAAATTTCCCCATTATTGCAGCAATACCCCCGCAGATACAGCACTGCCAATATCCGACAATGGAACTGCGCTTTTCAAGCTAAAGATGAGACAGATGCATTCAAGACGATGGCCGTTCTCATATCTCTGGATCGTCTGTAGAGCTTGGCTCCGTCTGGGTCAGTCGGTCACTGGTCAACTCTCGCCACCGGACTCGATATTCCCTATACTTCAGCAAAGACCTACAGTAAGCTAGCGCGTCAAGCTTTAAAAAATGAGTAAGCTACTGTGTCATTTCTTAATTGGGATTCCGGGTGCGGGCAAAACCACCTTTGCTCATCAACTGCTGGCCCGTATTCCTCAGTCTGTTCATATTTCCCCAGATCTGATTCGAGAACAGCTCTACGATGATCCGGTTATTCAGGGGGACTGGTCTGCCATTGAACATAAAGTTCAGCAGCTTTTCCAGGATGCTATTGGGCGAGAGTGGTCTGTGATCTATGACGCCACCAATGCAGAACGCAAGTGGCGCACCAGCTTTTTACGAGATAACACGCCTCCCCCCGTCCAATGGCTTGGCTGGGTGTTTCAAACGCCAGTGACCGACTGCATTGCTCGCAACCAGAATCGTGAGCGTACAGTGCCCATGGACGTGATTATTGACTATGCCCAATTACTCAATCAGTTTCCTCCCACTCTATCTGAGGGCTTTTGCCACATTCTTGATGTTCCCCTCGACGACCAGGGGGCTGTCGATATAGAGAAAGTGCTCCGACTCATTGAGCAGCATCAGTGAAATATTCGATTCCTGGCGATCTAATGCCTCTCTAAATACATCCCTCAGAGACGTTCTACGCATCAATCTCTCTGCCTTGCTTACGGCTTCTTTCGCGTCTGCGTCTCTAGAAATAGGGTCCGCAGCGCTTCAGCGTTAGACAAAGTTTCGGCTGCATCATCACAAAAAGTCATGATTTCCACAAGTAGACAAAAACAGTGGAGATGTTCACAATAATTTAAAAAGGCCGAATACTACATGACCACACTGCTCTCTATTCTGGGGATTCTGCTAGCTCTCTTAATCACTGCCGTGGCGCTCTATTTAGTCACGGCTCGTCGGTACCAATCGTCTAGCTCTGTCGCCAACTCATACGACCAATGGACAGAAGATGGGCTACTAGAGTTCTATTGGGGCGAACATATCCATCTCGGACACTATGGTTCACCCCCTCGCCGAAAAGCATTTTTGCAGGCTAAGGCTGACTTTGTGCACGAAATGGTCCGTTGGGGAGGCTTAGAGCAGCTTCCAGTCGGCACCACTGTCTTAGATGTGGGGTGCGGCATCGGCGGCAGTAGCCGAATTTTGGCCCAGGACTATGGCTTTGATGTGACGGGCGTTACCATTAGCCCGCAACAGGTTCAGCGCGCTCAGCAACTAACGCCCTCAGGTCTGACGGCCACATTTAAAGTGGATGACGCGATGGCGCTGTCCTTCCCGGATGCAAGCTTTGATGTGGTTTGGTCTGTGGAGGCGGGGCCACACATGCCTGACAAAGATATTTTTGCAAGAGAACTGATGCGGGTGCTTAAGCCCGGGGGGGTACTTGTGGTTGCGGACTGGAACCAGCGGGATGACCGCCAAAAGCCTCTTAATTTCTGGGAGAAGCCTGTGATGCGGCAGCTTCTCGATCAGTGGTCTCACCCGGCTTTTTCCAGCATTGAGGGCTTCTCTGAACGCTTAGCGGCCACAGGATTTGTCGAAGGACATGTGATTGCTGCGGATTGGACGGCCGAAACGCTGCCTTCTTGGCTTGACTCCATTTGGCAGGGGATTGCTCGTCCCAGCGGACTGGTTCGCTTTGGTCTATCTGGCTTGATTAAATCAACGCGAGAAATCCCGACCATTCTGCTGATGCGCTTGGCATTTGGCGCAGGGCTATGTCGATTTGGAATGTTTCGCGCTGTGCGCGCTCAGAGTGCTGAGGGGCAAGAGGCTCAGGCTCGCTCCTTTTCTCAGTCCACAGCTAACGCAACGCTGCCTTAAATCGGGTGGGCTGATTTGAAAATGGAAAGAACGGATGCCTCTTTGCTTGGAGCGATCTACTGTGCGGGCTGGCTCACCGATTCCCAAAGTGTGCCTTCGTGACCCACGACATTGATCTCTGTATCCTTGAGATCAGCCGTGATCTGACTCGAGGATTCGCTGAGTGATGCTCGTGTTGCCGTGTAACCAGCGACAAACATTGAGAAAGCTACGGCTAAGGAGGCAACGACTACTAAGTCGGAGGAAATGCCGCCTGTACCTGCAGATGATTGATAACTCATAAAGTGAACTCCTAGGAAGCTTCTGGCTTTATGGTCTCAGTTATTTTTGTATCAACAGATACTCTTTATCTTTTTTTACTATTCTGGGATGGAACTGATCTGGAGTGGCGTCAGAAATTGTTCGGTCAAGGACAGGGGCAAATCGGCTTGATGGGAGAGCACGCCGTGGCTGGCCCCGGCGAGTAGGCCCAGTAATGCTGAATAGAGAACGGGAATGAAGCTGTTCATGCTGTCGATCGTAAGATGTTAACAAATCTTCTCGTTTTGCCCGAAGTGATTCTGTAGCCATACTGACCGTTTCAGAGGCAGAGGCTTTGTGATATGCAGTTTTTGCTAGTGAAATATGCGCTTGTTGCTGATTTTGTTGTCAAGTCGGTCAATCAAGGTGTCTGTTAAGATCCCTGAGGGGGCATTGCTTTTGATCGGCCATACTCTACATTTTTTAGTCCATACGTTCTCGCCTAGTTGATGACGACTCTTTTGTCCTGCAGTCGGGGACACCCTAATCCCTCTAGTCACCGCTTTTGTGAGCGATGTGGTGAACAGCTTGAGCGAGCGATTCGCCCTGGGAAGGTGGTTTGCGATCGCTACCGGGTCGTCGAGGCGCTGGGGCAGGGTGGGTTTGGCCAGACTTATCTTGTTGAAGATAGTAATCGCTTCAATGAACGGTGCGTCCTTAAGGTGTTTGCGCCATCCGTGGATAGTCCTGCGGCTCTGGAGAAGGCGAAGGAGCTATTTAATCGGGAGGCGGAGGTTTTATATCGCCTTGAGCATCCGCAGATTCCGAGGTTTAGGGAATGGTTTACGGAGCTGCCTGCTCTATATCTGGTGCAGGACTACGTTGAGGGCCAAACCTATCAGATGCTGCTCAAGCAGCGACAGCAGCCTTTCTCTGAGTCTGAGGTGGCCAGCTTCCTCCGGCAGGCGTTGCCGGTGCTGGACTATATCCACGGTCGGGGGATGGTTCACCGTGATATTTCTCCTGATAATTTGATGCGGCGGACTTGCGATCGCAAACCCGTCCTAATCGACTTTGGCGGGGTCAAAGAAATTACTGCCAGCTTGGGTCGCTTTGGGGCAGAGGCACCGAGTGGAGGGCTGACCCTAATCGGCAAACCGGGCTATGCCCCTGAAGAGCAGATTCGACTGGGCCGTGTCTCACCCGCCAGCGACATTTACGCTCTGGGCGTCACCGCCCTCGTGCTGCTCGTGGGGCAAGAGCCACAGGACTTTTTTGATGCCAATACCTGCACCTTTAAGTGGCAGCCGTTCGTCAATCTCAGCCCAGGCTTTGCTGCCGTACTGGAAAAAATGGTGGCCTCCCATGCTGTTAAGCGCTACCGAGCTGCGGCTCAAGTCCTGAAAGACTTAGAACCCTTAGAAATTGCTGATGTCGGCAACGATTCACGGGGGACTTTGCCGCCTGATGCTCCAAACACTATGCCTCCGGCAACGGCGGTGGAGAACCCGTACCTGACCCAGCAGACTGTTATTGCTCAAGTTCAGAGTCCTGGTCCTGTCGCGAAGATCGGCAATAGTCTCCGTAATGGATTGGTCAAACTTCTGCAAGCCGTTGTGATTGTTGCCATCATGATTACGGTGGGTGCGCTGGCCTTTGGTGCGGTGTATAGCTGGCTGCAGCAGTCCCCCGCGACGTCTGAGCCGACCGAAAGCCCCGAGCCTGCACCGACGCCACCTCAAGGCTTTTCGGCAGATGAGCAGAGTCGCAAGCGAGAGCTGTTCAAGCGTTTGAGAGCAACGAATACCGGTCTGACCTACTTCAATCAGGTGACCAACGAGGCTTTTTATTTGGAGTATCCGCGTTATCCTCGACGCCCGTTAACGAAAGGTGCTGCCGATGCCAAGTTAAGAGCTGAGTGGGATCAGGTGGGAACGGAGGTTGTGGATGCTCTAGAAGCGATTAGCCCTTCGTCTCGCCAGCGCATCGGACGCTATGGTCCCTCTACTCGAAAAGGCTGGGATGTACAGTTGCGTAAGGCGCGAGTTAATCAAGCTAAGTTCTATCGTGATGTTGATCGACAGTTTCAGCAGCAGCTAACCATGTATCGGGGGACGGAGCTGGAGGGAAAGCGAGGGGAGCAAATTTGGTTTGCGATCGCAAACGATCGACTCCAGCAAGAATTAAAAGAGCGGTAGAGACAAACTCCTTCAAAGAGAGCAAACCCTCTCAAAACAGAGCATATTTCTGCTGTGAGCCCCGAGCTTTAAAACTCTTCAAGGCGTCAAATGCCCTGTGCTGGTTCTATAACTTCTGCTGTCCAAAAGCGTAATAAGCATTTTTATCTTCAGGTTCATCTTTGTTGAGACGAGTAAGAAATTCAAACCCTACACCCGTGATAATTTCTTCAATCAGCGACAAGGGCCGCGGAACAACGAGAAGGCTATATTTCTCTTTCACATTCTTCAATAAAGATCTGGATTGCTCTGAACCATTATGGTTCGTTGGCAGACCGTCAGTGCTTCGTCCCTGAGTGGTCAGGAATTCACAAATAGCTTTCCCCTCGGGCTTCAAAACTCGCATGAACTCAGATAGAATTTGCCTACAAACATCGTCCCTCACATGCAGCATAACGGCAGTAGAATAGACGAGATCAAGGCTTGAATCAGGTATCGAAGAGAGATCATTTGCCTCGATTACCCTGAATTGAATGTTTGACTTGTGATGGATTGCTTTGGCACAGGCAATTACACCGCTTGAGATATCTATAGCCGTGACCTGTTGGCAGTGTTTTGATACTTCGCTGGCTAGGTACCCTGGACCACAACCATAGTCAAGAACAAGCATGTCTGTATTTAGATGAGGTTGAATATACTTTCTGGCAACAAGCTGACGGCTGTTAATACTCGTCTCATGCGCAGATTGAATGAACTGATCTCGAGACATCCCTTCTGGCTTTTCATGTAGTCGGTAGTAATGAGGGCTGATTGCTAAAACATTAAACGCTAATTTTCTATGGAATTTCTGAGGGACAAGCTTAAAAAGCATCGGGATATACCAAGCACCTAAGTAATTTTGACCCTGCAGTGCTGTTGTCAAGATGAGTAGTGCTTTTTGGACTGGGCCTATTGATGAATGCTCTGTTTTTTCTACAGAATCTAAGTCCATTCTCTTCTTTACCTCTGCTATATCACACGATATTTCTCAACTGGCAAATGGCAAACTTTCAGTGAGTTGACTGATCGCCAGCATCGCAAAGCCAAGCAATAAGGCAAAGGCAAGATTGAGGTATATCTTGAATCTCTGCTTAAAAAATCTTGACCAGTAACATACTAGAGCATACTACGAATGTATTCTGCCTCTTTAGTATTTGCAGTCAGCAGTTTTAGGGTGAATACACCACCCCTTTGTTTTTGCTTAATCCGGCCCTTGTTGCGGTTCAATGACTTCGCGTACGCGATAGATCTGTCGCCCTTGAGACTCGTGATAGGTCCGCATCACAAGCTCAGCTAGCAGCCCAAAGCTGAAGAGATAAATGCCGCCTAGAACCAGCACGACCATCAGCGTCAGGAGAGGGCGATCGCCAATAGACTCTTGCCCTACGATTTTGACGTAGGTGAGATAGCCGCCGATGCCCAACCCAACGAGCGTTGAACTGAGACCAAACCAGCCAAAGGCGTGCATTGGGCGGGTGAGGAAGGTCTTCATGAAGTAAACCGTGAGCAGGTCCATTAGCACTCGGAAGGTTCGGCCCAGGCCGTACTTGCTAACGCCATATTTCCGGGCGTGATGATTGACCGGCAGCTCGGCAATATTAGCCCCTTCAATGGCTGCGAGGGCGGGCAAGAAGCGGTGCAGCTCTCCGTACAGGTTCATGTCGGCGACCAGTTCGGCTCGGTAGGCTTTGAGAGAACAGCCGTAGTCATGGAGGCTGACGCCGGTGACTCGCGCAATCAGCCAGTTGGCGATTTTTGAAGGAAGTCGGCGCGTCAAGGCTTTGTCCTGACGGTTTTTGCGCCAGCCACTCACCACGTCATAGCCTTCTTGAAGCTTATCAAGCAGCTTTGGAATATCTTGGGGGTCGTTCTGCAGATCGCCGTCTAGGGTGATGATGATTTTGGCTCTGGCGTGGTTAAAGCCTGCCGACATAGCGGCGGTCTGACCGTAGTTGCGGCGTAGTAAAACGACTCGCAAATCAGCGCGATCTTGGGCTAGCTCTTTCAAAAGCGCAACGGTGCCGTCTTTGGAGCCGTCATCGACAGCCACGATTTCGTAGGTGAGGCGATGCTGGATTAGGGTGGTTGCGATCGCATCCACTAAATGCGGCACACTCTCCACCTCGTTGTATAGCGGCACCACCACCGAAACCTGCAGCGTTCCGGTGCGCAGCGTTGGAGGATCGATCAGCGAAACATTT
This window contains:
- a CDS encoding methyltransferase domain-containing protein, whose protein sequence is MTTLLSILGILLALLITAVALYLVTARRYQSSSSVANSYDQWTEDGLLEFYWGEHIHLGHYGSPPRRKAFLQAKADFVHEMVRWGGLEQLPVGTTVLDVGCGIGGSSRILAQDYGFDVTGVTISPQQVQRAQQLTPSGLTATFKVDDAMALSFPDASFDVVWSVEAGPHMPDKDIFARELMRVLKPGGVLVVADWNQRDDRQKPLNFWEKPVMRQLLDQWSHPAFSSIEGFSERLAATGFVEGHVIAADWTAETLPSWLDSIWQGIARPSGLVRFGLSGLIKSTREIPTILLMRLAFGAGLCRFGMFRAVRAQSAEGQEAQARSFSQSTANATLP
- a CDS encoding class I SAM-dependent methyltransferase yields the protein MDLDSVEKTEHSSIGPVQKALLILTTALQGQNYLGAWYIPMLFKLVPQKFHRKLAFNVLAISPHYYRLHEKPEGMSRDQFIQSAHETSINSRQLVARKYIQPHLNTDMLVLDYGCGPGYLASEVSKHCQQVTAIDISSGVIACAKAIHHKSNIQFRVIEANDLSSIPDSSLDLVYSTAVMLHVRDDVCRQILSEFMRVLKPEGKAICEFLTTQGRSTDGLPTNHNGSEQSRSLLKNVKEKYSLLVVPRPLSLIEEIITGVGFEFLTRLNKDEPEDKNAYYAFGQQKL
- a CDS encoding ATP-binding protein is translated as MSKLLCHFLIGIPGAGKTTFAHQLLARIPQSVHISPDLIREQLYDDPVIQGDWSAIEHKVQQLFQDAIGREWSVIYDATNAERKWRTSFLRDNTPPPVQWLGWVFQTPVTDCIARNQNRERTVPMDVIIDYAQLLNQFPPTLSEGFCHILDVPLDDQGAVDIEKVLRLIEQHQ
- a CDS encoding protein kinase domain-containing protein; translation: MTTLLSCSRGHPNPSSHRFCERCGEQLERAIRPGKVVCDRYRVVEALGQGGFGQTYLVEDSNRFNERCVLKVFAPSVDSPAALEKAKELFNREAEVLYRLEHPQIPRFREWFTELPALYLVQDYVEGQTYQMLLKQRQQPFSESEVASFLRQALPVLDYIHGRGMVHRDISPDNLMRRTCDRKPVLIDFGGVKEITASLGRFGAEAPSGGLTLIGKPGYAPEEQIRLGRVSPASDIYALGVTALVLLVGQEPQDFFDANTCTFKWQPFVNLSPGFAAVLEKMVASHAVKRYRAAAQVLKDLEPLEIADVGNDSRGTLPPDAPNTMPPATAVENPYLTQQTVIAQVQSPGPVAKIGNSLRNGLVKLLQAVVIVAIMITVGALAFGAVYSWLQQSPATSEPTESPEPAPTPPQGFSADEQSRKRELFKRLRATNTGLTYFNQVTNEAFYLEYPRYPRRPLTKGAADAKLRAEWDQVGTEVVDALEAISPSSRQRIGRYGPSTRKGWDVQLRKARVNQAKFYRDVDRQFQQQLTMYRGTELEGKRGEQIWFAIANDRLQQELKER
- the aspS gene encoding aspartate--tRNA ligase yields the protein MRTHYCGELRGDHSGQTVTLFGWIDRRRDHGGVIFLDLRDRNGIVQIVSDPERTPETYSLAEDIRNEYVIKVQGRVSPRPEDSLNPNLPTGEVEIYADQLELLNSVQKQMPFQVAAADTESVKEELRLKYRYLDLRRDRMQKNMLLRHQIIKTLRRFLEDQQQFIEIETPILTRSTPEGARDYLVPSRANPGEWFALPQSPQLFKQMLMVSGFDRYYQIARCFRDEDLRADRQPEFTQLDMEMSFMSQDEIIALNEQMMRHLFKTVKGVDLPETFPQITYANAMDRYGTDRPDTRFGLELVDVSDLLHDSGFKVFSGAIKQGGTVKVLPVPNGNDAISNVRIKPGKSGDLFREAAEGGAKGLAYIRVREDGGIDSIGAIKDNLSPKRTAELLERTGAKPGHLLLFGAGPTEIVNASLARLRLAIGQEMGLIDPDQINLLWVTDFPMFEWNADEKRLEAIHHPFTAPLPEDQEDLKTARAQAYDLVYNGLELGGGSLRIYQADLQEKVFEAIGLSDEEAQDKFGFLLEAFKYGTPPHGGIAFGIDRLVMLLAGEQSIRDAIAFPKTQQARCLLTQAPSTVDSKQLQELYIASTYEADNESTK
- a CDS encoding glycosyltransferase family 2 protein, producing MNGNVSLIDPPTLRTGTLQVSVVVPLYNEVESVPHLVDAIATTLIQHRLTYEIVAVDDGSKDGTVALLKELAQDRADLRVVLLRRNYGQTAAMSAGFNHARAKIIITLDGDLQNDPQDIPKLLDKLQEGYDVVSGWRKNRQDKALTRRLPSKIANWLIARVTGVSLHDYGCSLKAYRAELVADMNLYGELHRFLPALAAIEGANIAELPVNHHARKYGVSKYGLGRTFRVLMDLLTVYFMKTFLTRPMHAFGWFGLSSTLVGLGIGGYLTYVKIVGQESIGDRPLLTLMVVLVLGGIYLFSFGLLAELVMRTYHESQGRQIYRVREVIEPQQGPD